CGATTCTCGTGTTTCTGGGATCAAGCTCACATGAGACTTTGATGGCGTTCAGCAAAGCGGGCAACGCTATGGTCGATGCGATCATCACACTGGGAAAAAACCTGATTGGAGGGGTATAAATGAGCATCCTGACCCTACTGGTGGCTTCGTTGTTGGCTACACCGATCTTATACCTTATAGCGAAGTTCAATACAAAGATCGCTTACGGAGCTTATGCTGTGCTTCAGGTCTTTTCGTTCATTTACGTTTTTTTCACCGGAAGAAGTAACGTTTCGTACGAAGTGATCGGAATAACCGAGAGGCTGAATTTTAACTTCGGCATCACTCCAACCAACTGGTTTTTTGCCTCTATCGTGCTACTCATTATATCCATGAGTGCAATCTTCATGTTTCCGCTAAAGAAAAGTCCGGTGAAGATTTTCCTGCTCGGTCTTGTCTCGGCCGGCACACTTGGAGCGGTTTTTTCACAAGATTTCCTCACATTAATGATCTTCTGGGAGATTTCGACATGGGCTTCACTCATCCTGATAATTCAGGACAAGGAGAAATCGCTGAAAGAGGCTATAAAATACGTCGCAATAGCTTCGATAGGTACTTATTCGATGCTTTTTGCGATCTTTTATATGCTCGATAAATTAGGTTCGATAGAATTCTCAACCGTTGCCGCTAGAATCGGAGGCGCGACTGCTGAGGTACAATTGGTTATCTTGATTTCCCTGGGCGTGATGGTTCTGGCAAAGATGGGAGTCTTTCCACTGCACATCTGGCTCAGAGGTTCTCACTCTTCGGCTCCTGATGAATTTAGCCCCATACTCTCTGGTGCGCTCACCAAGATAGGTGCTTTTTTGCTGTTCATTATCACCTCGGCCTTGCCGTCTTTCATGATTTTCAGCAAGCTTCCCGTTTTCAACGGAATACCCGTAGTGAATTATGCTTTCGCCCTCCTGGGAGGGATATCCATTGTAGTGGGAACGGTTATGGCAATAAGGATGGAGGATGCAAAGGAACTGATAGCCTTTTCAACCGTAAGCAATTCCGGTTATATAGTGATGGCACTCTCGATCGGGGGCACATACGCCACAGCAGGAGGCTTGATGCATGTTCTCAATCATGCCATGGCCTCGGCCGCTATGTTCATGGCTATAGCCGCCGTAGCTTATAGAACTGGTACAACGAAAATGCACGAAATGGGTGGTCTGATACTCAAAATGCCTGTAACCTTTGCCACCTACCTGGTGGCAATAATCTCTATAGCGGGGATTCCACCGACCAGCGG
This portion of the Mesotoga infera genome encodes:
- a CDS encoding proton-conducting transporter transmembrane domain-containing protein, with amino-acid sequence MSILTLLVASLLATPILYLIAKFNTKIAYGAYAVLQVFSFIYVFFTGRSNVSYEVIGITERLNFNFGITPTNWFFASIVLLIISMSAIFMFPLKKSPVKIFLLGLVSAGTLGAVFSQDFLTLMIFWEISTWASLILIIQDKEKSLKEAIKYVAIASIGTYSMLFAIFYMLDKLGSIEFSTVAARIGGATAEVQLVILISLGVMVLAKMGVFPLHIWLRGSHSSAPDEFSPILSGALTKIGAFLLFIITSALPSFMIFSKLPVFNGIPVVNYAFALLGGISIVVGTVMAIRMEDAKELIAFSTVSNSGYIVMALSIGGTYATAGGLMHVLNHAMASAAMFMAIAAVAYRTGTTKMHEMGGLILKMPVTFATYLVAIISIAGIPPTSGFVSKWLIYQQLVQNGLPFLAFAAFFGSIGSFMYVFKPLAGIFLGQLKPRHRNLKEVPFVMVVPMTILTLLTVFWGILPSNAIKTINAVTASVGINAVEVTFSRIVALTGEWDSILVTTVFAIGFFISLFIFMRAKKARQVDLMDNYTAGDFLYTSELYHFSYRMYRPFDRLFEKWPSMEDWLSSLSDKIKELGALLKAIFYPANPQLYIGLAIVAIIGTFWWLR